One stretch of Zingiber officinale cultivar Zhangliang chromosome 6B, Zo_v1.1, whole genome shotgun sequence DNA includes these proteins:
- the LOC121990135 gene encoding 60S acidic ribosomal protein P2A-like produces MKVVAAYLLAVLGGNSSPSSDDLVSILESVGAESDVKRINLFLSEVKGKDITELIASGREKFASVPTGGAVSAVAVAAPGGGAGAAPAAEEPKKEEKVEEKEESDDDMGFSLFD; encoded by the exons ATGAAGGTGGTGGCGGCTTATCTCCTTGCCGTCCTCGGCGGAAACTCGAGCCCGTCTTCGGATGATCTCGTATCCATCCTTGAATCAG TCGGAGCGGAATCAGATGTCAAGAGGATCAACCTATTTCTCTCTGAAGTCAAGGGCAAGGACATCACGGAGCTGATCGCTTCAGGGCGGGAGAAGTTCGCCTCTGTTCCAACCGGTGGCGCGGTGTCTGCTGTGGCGGTTGCTGCCCCTGGAGGAGGCGCCGGAGCTGCTCCGGCGGCAGAGGAGCCTAAGAAGGAAGAGAAGGTGGAGGAGAAAGAGGAATCTGACGAT GATATGGGCTTCAGCTTGTTCGATTAA